GGAGCCCTTAGAGGACTCTGTGCAAGCAACATGATAACTTTAAGTAATCTCATCACTAACACaccttctccccttctctttaAAGCAAACTATAAATCTGAACCTTCCTCCTGAAGATCTTGATTCCTCTGGTGATGACGACGATGCGTTCTCAGGTTCAGGTGCAGGTGAGTTATTAGCACTTGTACTGTTAGTGCTTGATCCTTCCAGAATGTGGCGATCGAGATCTTGATGAGCATCCAAGctaaaagggggggagggaggaatcacacacacacacccccgccccAGAATATGAGAGTTGGGAACAGAGAAGGAGCTTAATCTATTCATCTTGTATTGCTTCAGATACTAACAATTAGCGGAAAATGATTTGTGGCAGATTTGAAAGGGACCAGAAGCAGGTATACTCCATGTCACTGCTAATATGAAATATTGCATGAAGAATGTTATGGAACTGGAGTCATTCTTTACTCATGGGGAAGAGAGACCGTAAGAAGGGCCTTTGTCCTCTCTTAAGAGCTGGTAGGAGATACCATTTGAGGGTGTGTAAACCCCAACTTGCCAACATACATCAAGTGCAAATTTTATCTGTCATCAGATGTGCAAGTTCCCATGGgccaaaattttttaaaagtggaatAAAGGGGGTTTAGGGTGGGGAAAAAGTCTATCGGAATGATTACTAAACTGCATGAGAGAGACCTTTGGTGTTCAGTGCGGAAGTTGAGGAGATGCTACTGAGAAAAGAGCAAGCTATTGAAAGCTAAAGCATGGTATCCTTCTGCTTCCTTCCAGCCACATGCTTGTATTTTAGATTAAATTCTGCAGGAATAAGACCCTGAAATCAGTGCCAAATATGCCAATGACTAAAGGTGTTGAATATATGGGTGACTACTCTGAATCACATAAAAGATATTTATGGGAAAGAGTCAGATAACCATCCTGAGCAACCAGTGTACTGAAAGCAGACATCCCCCATGTTGACCTGTCCGCAAACAGACTGGCTCTTGTGCCTTAGGGAGAAGCAGATGACTAACAAAGTATTGCTGAGTAGCGCATCGGTCTGTCCCTTCCTTATGCCACTGAAAAGGATAAGGAATTACAAACTGAACCGCtgttattacaaaaattggctgTGCAGGTTAGGCATCCTTCTTAGACCAGCGTCCTGAAGATACTATTAATAGGTCTCTGAACTGgccaagaataatatttttttgttttgcaggtcCCCTGACTGACCAATCTCACACCTGGAGAATCCCAGGAGAACCGACTAATTCCTCATTACTGGCAACACCAATGGATTTCAATGAACAGCCGTTTCCTGGGATTGAGAGCcgaactgaaaaggaaataatatctCCTTCTGCAACTAGTAATGTAGTGACAGAGGAGCCAGTTGTAGCTGTGAAGGATGAAGTACCCATCCTGGGCTCACCTGATGAGAAACCAACAAATGATGTGGTTACAACAACAGTGAGAAGCCCCACTACTCGCTTTTCTTCAGTGGTTCAGGTAACTCCTTCAGAAGCCTCAGGCACGGTCCATGAGCTCGAACCTAAAATCCCTAGCTCTGATGCGCCAGACACTAAAGACGTGCCTGAGCCCCACTCCACCATCCATCATGAGGAAGACATCACTGCCACCCCCACGACGACAGCTCCAAAGGACATTGTTCCTACACATGAGGAGGTTTCTGAAGATGGCTCTGGAGACCCGGTGAGGACCAATAGCTTTGACACCCTTTCCAGGGAGATGGCTTTAGTAGTATGTAGTAAGTTGGTTTTGCAGGAAATAGTGGTAATTTGTCAAAAGCAATGATTGATTTTATAGGTTATATTGGTGGAGggttttaaatgagaaaaaccaAAGCTGTGGAAAGTCTCCAGTAACAGACATGATGAGAAACATGAATAACCTGCCTTGTATGTCCCAACAGGGAGACTTCATCTTGACTAAAGATGAGGATTTGGTCCCCACCCAGAACTCAGAAGTACTGGCTGACTCTGGGAGGAATGCCAAAGCAGCAGGAGCCTCGGGAATTATGGACAGAAAAGAAGTTCTTGGAGGTACCTGATATTCTGGATTTGTAGTTGGTAAAAGCAGACTCTAGGAATCTTCCAGGCAGCAGAAGCTACAGTTCTGCAAGTACATCTTGAGGGTGAAAGCCAACCTTTTACGTTAGACCTCTGAAATGAGGATGGTGGTTCATGATTCTGTGTTGTCAAAACCCTAACGGGGGCAAATACTAATCTGCTGTGATAGCAAAGCAGCCACTGCTAGTTATTTGGAATTTTATGTTTAAACCTATTCCTTTAAAGATTACAGTAAAACTGCTCTAATGCTGCCTGGGTCAAATTACTAGCGTTGAACAACGTAGCCTTGTGTGCTTTGCAGCGTGGCCCGTTGGGAGATCTGTTTCTCTAGGCTTACCTCAGGTAGATAAGCAGGCTCTTGGTAAGGGCAGGATGATTGGTTTGGGAGAgggcaaaagaagaaatttctggaAGTCATGAAGTTAGGGACCGCGCAGTAAAGAACAATCTGGAACTTAGAATCATACTAGCATTATCTGGTGTGGCATCTAGAGTAATTTgtggctttttcccccttctagGTGTTATTGCTGGAGGACTAGTAGGCTTGGTGTTTGCAGTGTTTCTAGTTGCATTTATGCTatacagaatgaagaaaaaagatgaaggcAGCTATTCACTGGATGAACCAAAACAGTCTAATGGAGGATaccaaaaaccacacaaacaagaAGAATTCTATGCATAAACACTGATCTTCAGGACACTCTTATTCCATCTTTCTTGGACTCTTCTCTCCCTGCACATGGACCTCCTAGTGTGCTTTGCGTTAAACTTAAGCCATATGATCATTGGGTTATTTGCCCTTACCACTTTGCCATTGGAAATTTTATAACTACAAAGTAGATCTGGATTCATTGAACATTCCCCACTTTCttgcacaactttttttttttttttttttttaacaaaagtggAACTGCAAGTTCCTAAACTCAC
The genomic region above belongs to Calonectris borealis chromosome 3, bCalBor7.hap1.2, whole genome shotgun sequence and contains:
- the SDC1 gene encoding syndecan-1, with the translated sequence MVDVVAVWLVALCFQAAVPQTINLNLPPEDLDSSGDDDDAFSGSGAGPLTDQSHTWRIPGEPTNSSLLATPMDFNEQPFPGIESRTEKEIISPSATSNVVTEEPVVAVKDEVPILGSPDEKPTNDVVTTTVRSPTTRFSSVVQVTPSEASGTVHELEPKIPSSDAPDTKDVPEPHSTIHHEEDITATPTTTAPKDIVPTHEEVSEDGSGDPGDFILTKDEDLVPTQNSEVLADSGRNAKAAGASGIMDRKEVLGGVIAGGLVGLVFAVFLVAFMLYRMKKKDEGSYSLDEPKQSNGGYQKPHKQEEFYA